The Streptomyces avermitilis MA-4680 = NBRC 14893 genome contains a region encoding:
- a CDS encoding helix-turn-helix transcriptional regulator gives MAGKPARPANAIDQTRRMLSLVTYLRERPGARVEDVARAFGITEDELISDLDVLPLCGTSFRGGDLLDIDTDGDRIWWHNPAALGADAAEPLRLAADEATALLVAARAVSTLPGLREGDRQALLRATAKVETAAGEAAGASSRLSVTFESEGGVFADVDRAISERRRLWIRYYSPARDELTEREIDPIRLVSVGHTYVEAWCRRSEARRTFRLDRVAEIRILDEPSAPPEVELRDLSEGLVQPAAEDPEVVVEVGPGGRWVAEYYPHDSADELPDGGLRITLRTPEPASLRRLALRLGRDGRIVSPQDLADSARRAAQEALAAYDDAPRGADGVQDGPYDRQEQGL, from the coding sequence GTGGCAGGCAAACCGGCCAGGCCCGCGAACGCGATCGACCAGACCCGGCGGATGCTGTCCCTGGTGACGTATCTGCGCGAGCGTCCCGGCGCGCGCGTCGAGGACGTCGCCCGCGCCTTCGGGATCACCGAGGACGAGCTGATCTCCGACCTCGACGTGCTGCCGCTGTGCGGGACGAGTTTCCGCGGTGGCGACCTCCTCGACATCGACACCGACGGCGACCGGATCTGGTGGCACAATCCGGCCGCTCTCGGCGCGGACGCGGCCGAGCCCCTGCGGCTCGCCGCCGACGAGGCGACCGCCCTGCTGGTGGCCGCCCGCGCCGTGTCCACGCTGCCGGGCCTGCGGGAGGGCGACCGGCAGGCGCTGCTGCGGGCCACCGCCAAGGTGGAGACCGCGGCGGGCGAGGCGGCCGGGGCCAGCTCCCGGCTCTCGGTGACCTTCGAGTCGGAGGGCGGTGTCTTCGCGGACGTCGACCGGGCGATCTCGGAGCGCCGCCGACTGTGGATCCGCTACTACTCGCCCGCCCGCGACGAGCTCACCGAACGCGAGATCGACCCGATCCGGCTGGTCAGCGTCGGCCACACCTATGTGGAGGCGTGGTGCCGCCGCTCCGAGGCGCGGCGCACCTTCCGGCTGGACCGGGTGGCCGAGATCCGCATTCTGGACGAGCCTTCCGCGCCGCCCGAGGTCGAGCTGCGGGACCTCTCCGAAGGGCTGGTACAGCCCGCGGCCGAGGACCCCGAGGTGGTGGTCGAGGTCGGTCCCGGCGGCCGCTGGGTGGCCGAGTACTACCCGCACGACAGCGCGGATGAGCTTCCGGACGGCGGGCTGCGTATCACTCTGCGGACCCCCGAGCCCGCGTCGTTGCGGAGGCTCGCGCTGCGCCTCGGCCGCGACGGGCGGATCGTCTCGCCGCAGGACCTGGCGGACAGCGCCCGCCGCGCCGCCCAGGAGGCGCTCGCCGCGTACGACGACGCACCGCGGGGTGCCGACGGAGTTCAGGACGGGCCGTACGACAGGCAGGAGCAGGGGCTGTGA
- the tatA gene encoding Sec-independent protein translocase subunit TatA, with the protein MFGRLGAPEIILILVVIILLFGAKKLPDMARSLGKSARILKSEAKAMKSEGQESTPAGPPNTDEQPPAQRTIQAAPGDVTSSRPVSEPTDTTKR; encoded by the coding sequence ATGTTCGGAAGGCTCGGAGCTCCCGAGATCATTCTCATCCTCGTCGTCATCATCCTGCTGTTCGGCGCGAAGAAGCTTCCGGACATGGCGCGTTCCCTCGGTAAGTCCGCGCGCATCCTCAAGAGCGAGGCGAAGGCGATGAAGTCGGAGGGCCAGGAGTCCACTCCCGCGGGCCCGCCGAACACCGACGAGCAGCCCCCGGCTCAGCGCACGATCCAGGCCGCGCCCGGCGACGTGACCAGCTCCCGTCCGGTCAGCGAGCCCACGGACACGACCAAGCGCTGA
- the tatC gene encoding twin-arginine translocase subunit TatC — MLKPARNKEKDPEGRMPLAEHLRELRNRLAKAMLAIVVVTAVAAFYYNDIINFFTKPVLESVGCPKTFAEVAKMPEGKQCAQITINGLLAPFTLALKVSLMAGVALASPVWLYQLWAFVAPGLHRSEKKYAYAFVGTGVPLFMGGAFFAYKVLPTTAKVLMEFTPNGVSNLLPLDDLLDLVTRMVVVFGLSFELPLLLVMLNLTGILTGKRMLGWWRGMIMGITVFAALATPSTDPLTMLALAGPIWILYFGAVAFSLVNDRRKRRREAEGPDDDEASELDLTPEDIGEIETVSANRALPEQSVTDRVNGYDDVT; from the coding sequence TTGCTCAAGCCTGCCCGCAACAAGGAGAAGGATCCCGAGGGGCGGATGCCCCTCGCGGAGCACCTTCGTGAGCTCAGAAACCGGCTCGCGAAGGCGATGCTGGCCATCGTCGTGGTCACGGCCGTCGCAGCCTTCTACTACAACGACATCATCAACTTCTTCACCAAGCCGGTCCTGGAATCCGTCGGGTGCCCGAAGACCTTCGCCGAGGTGGCGAAGATGCCCGAGGGCAAGCAGTGCGCGCAGATCACGATCAACGGTCTGCTCGCCCCCTTCACCCTGGCGCTGAAGGTCTCCTTGATGGCGGGCGTCGCGCTCGCCTCGCCGGTCTGGCTCTACCAGCTCTGGGCGTTCGTCGCGCCGGGCCTGCACAGGAGCGAGAAGAAGTACGCGTACGCGTTCGTCGGGACGGGTGTTCCGCTCTTCATGGGTGGCGCCTTCTTCGCCTACAAGGTGCTGCCGACCACCGCCAAGGTACTGATGGAGTTCACGCCGAACGGCGTCAGCAATCTGCTGCCGCTGGACGATCTCCTCGACCTCGTCACGCGCATGGTGGTCGTCTTCGGCCTCTCCTTCGAGCTTCCGCTGCTGCTGGTCATGCTCAACCTCACTGGGATCCTCACCGGCAAGCGCATGCTCGGCTGGTGGCGCGGCATGATCATGGGCATCACGGTCTTCGCGGCCCTCGCCACGCCCAGCACCGACCCGCTGACCATGCTGGCGCTCGCCGGCCCCATCTGGATCCTGTACTTCGGAGCGGTCGCCTTCTCGCTCGTCAACGACCGGCGCAAGCGCCGGCGTGAGGCCGAGGGGCCGGACGACGACGAGGCCTCCGAGCTGGACCTCACCCCCGAGGACATCGGTGAGATCGAGACCGTGTCGGCGAACCGGGCGTTGCCGGAGCAGTCGGTCACGGACCGGGTCAACGGTTATGACGACGTGACCTGA
- a CDS encoding diacylglycerol kinase encodes MTSEITLFVNPTAGRGRGAHAAQPAASALRAAGFSVRTILGENAEDALARAREAVAGGTGALVAVGGDGMAHLALQAVGGTRTPLGLVAVGTGNDFARALGLPVRDPAAAGRVIAEALKGARLRDVDLGRVDGTWFGTVLASGFDSRVNDRGNRMRWPTGRFKYDLAMLAELAAFTPVPYRMTLDDGAVREIEATLVAVGNGSSYGGGMKICADADLDDGLFDITVVGDCSRTTLLKVFPKVYKGTHLDHPKVTVHRAAKVELVAQGITGYADGEPLGPLPLTAECIPGAARVAVP; translated from the coding sequence GTGACCAGCGAGATCACCCTCTTCGTCAACCCCACCGCGGGACGCGGCCGGGGCGCCCACGCGGCGCAGCCGGCCGCTTCGGCTTTGCGGGCGGCGGGATTCTCCGTCCGTACGATCCTCGGGGAGAACGCCGAGGACGCTCTGGCCCGCGCGCGCGAAGCCGTCGCGGGTGGAACGGGCGCCTTGGTGGCCGTCGGCGGGGACGGCATGGCGCATCTGGCCCTTCAGGCCGTCGGCGGCACGCGCACCCCGCTCGGCCTGGTCGCCGTCGGCACCGGGAACGACTTCGCGCGGGCCCTGGGGCTCCCGGTGCGCGACCCGGCGGCCGCGGGGCGGGTGATCGCGGAGGCTCTGAAGGGGGCGCGGCTGCGTGACGTCGATCTGGGGCGTGTCGACGGAACCTGGTTCGGCACCGTCCTCGCCTCCGGCTTCGACTCCCGGGTCAACGACCGCGGCAACCGTATGCGCTGGCCCACCGGCCGCTTCAAGTACGACCTGGCGATGCTCGCCGAACTGGCCGCCTTCACGCCCGTCCCGTACCGGATGACGCTCGACGACGGAGCGGTCCGGGAGATCGAGGCGACCCTCGTGGCAGTCGGCAACGGGTCGTCGTACGGCGGCGGCATGAAGATCTGCGCGGACGCCGACCTCGACGACGGGCTGTTCGACATCACGGTCGTCGGGGACTGCAGCCGTACGACGCTGCTCAAGGTGTTCCCCAAGGTGTACAAGGGCACCCACCTCGACCATCCCAAGGTCACCGTGCACCGGGCCGCGAAGGTCGAACTCGTCGCTCAGGGCATCACGGGGTACGCGGACGGTGAGCCGCTGGGCCCGCTGCCGCTCACGGCGGAGTGCATACCCGGGGCGGCGCGGGTCGCTGTGCCCTGA
- a CDS encoding DEAD/DEAH box helicase has protein sequence MIVLLSVAPGSLESTMTEDLSPAERYAAARQRAAEQATALAPFREMYDFGLDPFQIEACQALEAGKGVLVAAPTGSGKTIVGEFAVHLALQQGKKCFYTTPIKALSNQKYADLARRYGADKVGLLTGDNSVNSDAPVVVMTTEVLRNMLYAGSQTLLGLGYVVMDEVHYLSDRFRGAVWEEVIIHLPESVTLVSLSATVSNAEEFGDWLDTVRGDTQVIVSEHRPVPLFQHVLAGRRMYDLFEEGEGHKKAVNPDLTRLARMEASRPSYQDRKRGRAMREADRERERRQRSRVWTPGRPEVIERLDAEGLLPAITFIFSRAACEAAVQQCLYAGLRLNDEAARDKVRALVEERTASIPTEDLHVLGYYEWLEGLERGIAAHHAGMLPTFKEVVEELFVRGLVKAVFATETLALGINMPARSVVLEKLVKWNGEQHADITPGEYTQLTGRAGRRGIDVEGHAVVLWQRGFSPEHLAGLAGTRTYPLRSSFKPSYNMAVNLVDQFGRHRSRELLETSFAQFQADKSVVGISRQVQRNEEGLEGYKESMTCHLGDFEEYARLRRELKDRETELAKQGAAQRRAEAAVALEKLKPGDVIHVPTGKYAGLALVLDPGLPAGRSNGHRGFEQHDGPRPLVLTAERQVKRLASMDFPVPVEALERMRIPKSFNPRSPQSRRDLASALRTKAGHIVPDRHRKGRSAAADDREIARLRAELRAHPCHGCNDREDHARWAERYYRLMRDTSQLERRIEGRTNTIARTFDRIVALLTELDYLRGDEVTAHGKRLARLYGELDLLASECLRAGVWEGLDPAELAACVSALVYESRVGDDAMAPKLPSGKAKAALGEMVRIWGRLDALEEDFRITQTEGVGQREPDLGFAWAAYMWASGKGLDEVLREAEMPAGDFVRWCKQVIDVLGQISAAAPVRGEGSTVAKNARKAVDELLRGVVAYSSVG, from the coding sequence TTGATCGTCCTGTTGTCAGTGGCTCCCGGTAGTCTCGAAAGCACGATGACAGAGGACCTCTCACCGGCCGAGCGGTACGCGGCAGCTCGTCAGCGCGCTGCCGAGCAGGCCACCGCGCTCGCCCCCTTCCGCGAGATGTACGACTTCGGCCTCGACCCCTTCCAGATCGAGGCCTGTCAGGCACTCGAGGCGGGCAAGGGGGTGCTGGTGGCCGCGCCCACCGGCTCGGGCAAGACGATCGTCGGCGAGTTCGCCGTCCACCTCGCCCTCCAGCAGGGCAAGAAATGCTTCTACACCACCCCCATCAAGGCGCTCTCCAACCAGAAGTACGCCGATCTGGCCCGCCGTTACGGCGCGGACAAGGTCGGCCTCCTCACCGGCGACAACAGCGTCAACTCCGACGCCCCGGTGGTCGTGATGACCACCGAGGTCCTGCGGAACATGCTGTACGCGGGTTCCCAGACCCTCCTGGGTCTCGGCTATGTGGTCATGGACGAGGTGCACTACCTCTCCGACCGTTTCCGCGGCGCCGTCTGGGAGGAAGTGATCATCCATCTCCCCGAGTCGGTGACCCTGGTGTCACTTTCGGCGACCGTGTCGAACGCGGAGGAGTTCGGCGACTGGCTGGACACGGTGCGCGGCGACACCCAGGTGATCGTGTCCGAGCACCGGCCCGTGCCGCTGTTCCAGCATGTGCTGGCCGGACGCCGGATGTACGACCTGTTCGAGGAGGGCGAGGGCCACAAGAAGGCCGTCAACCCCGACCTCACGCGGCTGGCCCGCATGGAGGCCAGCCGCCCGTCGTACCAGGACCGCAAACGCGGCCGCGCCATGCGCGAGGCCGACCGCGAGCGTGAGCGCCGGCAGCGGTCGCGGGTGTGGACGCCGGGCCGGCCCGAGGTGATCGAGCGGCTGGACGCCGAAGGGCTGCTGCCCGCCATCACGTTCATCTTCAGCCGCGCCGCCTGCGAGGCCGCCGTCCAGCAGTGCCTGTACGCGGGCCTCAGGCTGAACGACGAGGCCGCGCGCGACAAGGTGCGCGCCCTCGTGGAGGAGCGCACGGCATCCATCCCGACCGAGGATCTGCACGTCCTCGGCTACTACGAGTGGCTGGAGGGACTGGAGCGCGGCATCGCGGCCCATCACGCGGGCATGCTGCCGACGTTCAAGGAGGTCGTCGAGGAGCTCTTCGTACGCGGCCTGGTCAAGGCCGTGTTCGCCACCGAGACCCTGGCGCTCGGCATCAACATGCCCGCCCGCTCGGTGGTGTTGGAGAAGCTCGTCAAGTGGAACGGCGAGCAGCACGCCGACATCACCCCCGGCGAGTACACCCAGTTGACGGGCCGGGCGGGTCGCCGTGGGATCGATGTCGAGGGCCACGCGGTCGTGTTGTGGCAGCGCGGCTTCAGCCCCGAGCACCTGGCAGGCCTCGCTGGCACCCGTACGTACCCGCTGCGCTCCAGCTTCAAGCCGTCGTACAACATGGCGGTGAACCTGGTCGACCAGTTCGGCCGGCACCGCTCACGCGAGCTGCTCGAGACGTCCTTCGCGCAGTTCCAGGCCGACAAGTCGGTCGTCGGGATCTCCCGGCAGGTGCAGCGCAACGAGGAGGGGCTCGAGGGCTACAAGGAGTCCATGACCTGCCACCTCGGGGACTTCGAGGAGTACGCGCGGCTGCGCCGCGAACTCAAGGACCGCGAGACCGAGCTGGCCAAGCAGGGCGCGGCGCAGCGGCGGGCCGAAGCGGCGGTGGCGCTGGAGAAGCTCAAGCCGGGCGATGTCATCCACGTCCCGACCGGCAAGTACGCCGGACTGGCGCTCGTGCTCGACCCGGGCCTGCCCGCGGGCCGCTCCAACGGCCATCGTGGCTTCGAGCAGCACGACGGCCCGCGGCCGCTGGTGCTGACCGCCGAGCGCCAGGTGAAGCGGCTCGCCTCGATGGACTTCCCGGTGCCGGTCGAGGCGCTGGAGCGGATGCGGATCCCCAAGTCCTTCAATCCGCGCTCGCCGCAGTCCCGTCGGGATCTCGCCTCCGCGCTGCGGACGAAGGCCGGGCACATCGTCCCGGACCGGCATCGCAAGGGCCGTTCCGCGGCCGCCGACGACCGTGAGATCGCCCGGCTGCGGGCGGAGTTGCGCGCGCACCCCTGCCACGGGTGCAACGACCGGGAGGACCACGCCCGTTGGGCCGAGCGCTACTACCGGCTGATGCGTGACACCTCGCAGCTGGAGCGGCGCATCGAGGGCCGTACGAACACGATCGCCCGCACCTTCGACCGGATCGTCGCGCTCCTGACCGAGCTGGACTATCTGCGCGGCGACGAGGTCACCGCGCACGGCAAGCGGCTCGCCCGTCTCTACGGCGAACTCGACCTGCTGGCCAGCGAGTGCCTGCGTGCCGGGGTCTGGGAAGGCCTCGATCCGGCCGAACTCGCCGCGTGCGTCTCGGCGTTGGTGTACGAGTCGCGGGTCGGTGACGACGCGATGGCGCCCAAGCTGCCGTCCGGCAAGGCCAAGGCGGCGCTGGGCGAGATGGTCCGGATCTGGGGGCGCCTCGACGCCCTGGAGGAAGACTTCCGGATCACCCAGACGGAGGGTGTCGGACAGCGCGAGCCGGACCTCGGCTTCGCCTGGGCCGCGTACATGTGGGCCTCCGGCAAGGGCCTGGACGAGGTGCTGCGCGAGGCGGAGATGCCGGCCGGTGACTTCGTCCGCTGGTGCAAGCAGGTCATCGACGTGCTGGGCCAGATCTCCGCCGCCGCACCCGTCAGGGGCGAGGGCTCCACGGTCGCGAAGAACGCCCGCAAGGCGGTCGACGAACTGCTGCGCGGGGTGGTCGCCTACTCGTCGGTGGGCTGA
- a CDS encoding LLM class flavin-dependent oxidoreductase, with the protein MPVEFLGIAATNEGSEVTARSGPSFDKEYTLRLARAHEEYGWDRILFAYGSGSPDPSPAAAYIAARTEKIQILVAHRPNVSYPTFAAKTFATLDRISDGRLAVHFITGGNDHEQQREGDFLTKDERYARTREAIQIIKKAWTTHEPFDHEGTHYRFHDFVSDTFPVQQPHPPVSFGGSSAAAYAAGGAEADIYCLWGEPLAQTAEQIESVKAAAKAAGRTDIPRIQVAFRPIIAPTEELAWEKAHRTLARIKARTAGAPLSRRHPLKNPENSGSQRLLAVAARGDRHDRALWTPTAAETGGAGNSTALVGTPETVAEALLDYYDLGVDILSARGYDLLDDAIDFGRHVIPIVREEVAKRDAARVAA; encoded by the coding sequence ATGCCCGTAGAGTTCCTCGGCATCGCCGCAACCAACGAAGGCTCCGAAGTGACCGCCCGCTCCGGGCCGTCCTTCGACAAGGAGTACACGCTCAGGCTGGCCCGCGCCCACGAGGAGTACGGCTGGGACCGGATCCTGTTCGCGTACGGGTCCGGCTCCCCCGATCCGTCGCCCGCGGCCGCCTACATCGCGGCCCGCACGGAGAAGATCCAGATCCTGGTGGCGCACCGCCCGAACGTCTCGTACCCGACGTTCGCGGCCAAGACCTTCGCGACCCTCGACCGCATCAGCGACGGCCGGCTGGCCGTCCACTTCATCACCGGCGGCAACGACCACGAGCAGCAGCGCGAGGGCGACTTCCTGACCAAGGACGAACGGTACGCGCGCACCCGGGAAGCCATCCAGATCATCAAGAAGGCGTGGACGACGCACGAGCCGTTCGACCACGAGGGCACGCACTACCGCTTCCACGACTTCGTCAGCGACACCTTTCCCGTCCAGCAGCCGCATCCGCCCGTCTCCTTCGGCGGCTCATCGGCCGCCGCGTACGCGGCCGGGGGCGCCGAGGCGGACATCTACTGCCTGTGGGGCGAGCCGCTGGCGCAGACCGCCGAGCAGATCGAGTCGGTGAAGGCCGCGGCGAAGGCGGCGGGCCGCACGGACATCCCAAGGATCCAGGTCGCGTTCCGCCCGATCATCGCGCCGACGGAGGAACTGGCCTGGGAGAAGGCGCACCGGACGCTGGCCCGGATCAAGGCGCGCACGGCCGGGGCTCCGCTCAGCCGCCGCCATCCGCTGAAGAATCCGGAGAACTCGGGCTCCCAGCGGCTGCTGGCGGTGGCCGCCCGGGGCGACCGCCACGACCGCGCCCTGTGGACCCCGACGGCGGCGGAGACGGGCGGCGCCGGCAACTCCACGGCACTGGTCGGCACCCCCGAGACGGTGGCCGAGGCCCTCCTCGACTACTACGACCTCGGAGTCGACATCCTCTCGGCCCGCGGCTACGACCTCCTCGACGACGCGATCGACTTCGGCCGGCACGTGATCCCGATCGTCCGCGAAGAAGTCGCGAAGCGGGACGCGGCGCGGGTGGCGGCCTAG
- the atzF gene encoding allophanate hydrolase: protein MSTLSRVRAAYARVAAVDRPEIWIDLRSRADVEAEAAVTDERVAAGQRLPLAGRLFAVKGNIDVHGLATTAGCPAYAYLPEADAPAVARLRAAGAIVLGTTNLDQFATGLVGTRSPYGAVRGAYDPARISGGSSAGSAVAVALGIVDFALGTDTAGSGRVPAAFNGIVGLKPTRGLVPTTGTVPACASLDCVTVFARTLPEAEQALAHLASPPGRDLPPLPQRAPGPWRVAVPPLPQLGELDEGWGEAYEAAVEHLVAAGVSVRTIDLSPFTEAAAMLYEGAFVAERYTAVGSFVDKLISEGGAGLDPTVAGIITRARDIPAHRLFADQERLATLRTRALAELGDADALLLPTTPGHPTLAEVAADPLGANARLGRFTNSTNLFDLAAVAAPAGLTPAQLPFGVMLIGPAFTDGRLARIAALLQPQLSVAVIGAHLSGQPLNPQLLALGARRERTTTTAPAYRLHALPTTPPKPGLVHVRQGGAAIETEVWRLPAEGLGRLLASLPRPMTLGQVELADGSRVPGFLCEPDALTDAADITEYGGWRAYLDR from the coding sequence ATGTCCACTCTGTCCCGTGTCCGTGCCGCGTACGCCCGTGTGGCGGCCGTCGACCGTCCGGAGATCTGGATCGATCTCCGATCCCGGGCGGACGTCGAGGCCGAGGCGGCGGTGACCGACGAGCGCGTCGCGGCGGGTCAGCGGCTCCCGCTCGCCGGACGCCTGTTCGCCGTCAAGGGCAACATCGACGTCCACGGCCTGGCGACCACCGCGGGCTGCCCCGCGTACGCCTACCTGCCCGAGGCCGACGCCCCGGCCGTCGCCCGGCTCCGGGCGGCCGGCGCGATCGTGCTCGGCACGACGAACCTGGACCAGTTCGCCACCGGCCTGGTCGGCACCCGTTCCCCGTACGGGGCGGTGCGCGGCGCGTACGACCCGGCGAGGATCAGCGGCGGCTCCAGCGCGGGCTCGGCCGTGGCCGTGGCCCTGGGCATCGTGGACTTCGCCCTCGGTACGGACACCGCGGGCTCCGGCCGTGTCCCCGCCGCCTTCAACGGCATCGTCGGCCTCAAGCCCACCCGCGGCCTCGTCCCCACGACGGGCACCGTCCCCGCCTGCGCCTCCCTCGACTGCGTCACCGTCTTCGCCCGTACGCTCCCGGAGGCCGAGCAGGCCCTCGCGCACCTGGCGTCGCCGCCCGGCCGGGACCTCCCTCCGCTCCCCCAGCGCGCCCCCGGCCCGTGGCGCGTCGCGGTCCCGCCGCTGCCGCAGCTCGGCGAGCTGGACGAGGGCTGGGGCGAGGCGTACGAGGCCGCGGTGGAGCACCTCGTGGCGGCGGGCGTCTCGGTCCGCACGATCGATCTCAGCCCGTTCACCGAGGCCGCGGCGATGCTCTACGAGGGTGCGTTCGTGGCCGAGCGCTACACCGCGGTGGGGAGCTTTGTCGACAAGTTGATCAGCGAGGGCGGTGCGGGGCTCGACCCCACCGTCGCCGGCATCATCACCCGCGCCCGGGACATCCCGGCCCACCGGCTCTTCGCCGACCAGGAACGTCTGGCCACCCTGCGCACCCGGGCGCTCGCCGAACTCGGTGATGCCGACGCCCTGCTGCTGCCCACCACCCCCGGTCACCCCACACTCGCCGAGGTCGCCGCCGACCCGCTGGGCGCCAACGCCCGCCTCGGGCGCTTCACCAACTCCACGAACCTCTTCGACCTGGCCGCGGTCGCCGCCCCCGCCGGTCTCACGCCCGCCCAACTGCCCTTCGGGGTGATGCTGATCGGCCCGGCGTTCACCGACGGGCGGCTCGCCCGGATCGCCGCCCTGCTTCAGCCACAGCTGAGCGTGGCGGTGATCGGCGCGCATCTGTCGGGCCAGCCGCTCAACCCGCAGCTCCTGGCCCTGGGCGCGCGACGGGAGCGTACGACCACCACCGCACCCGCCTACCGGCTGCACGCCCTGCCGACCACCCCGCCCAAGCCGGGCCTCGTGCACGTGCGTCAGGGCGGCGCCGCGATCGAGACGGAGGTCTGGCGGCTGCCCGCCGAAGGCCTCGGCCGGCTGCTCGCCTCACTCCCCCGCCCGATGACGCTCGGCCAGGTCGAACTGGCCGACGGCAGCCGCGTCCCGGGCTTCCTGTGCGAGCCGGACGCGCTCACGGACGCGGCGGACATCACGGAGTACGGGGGCTGGCGGGCGTACCTGGACCGTTGA